A window of Syntrophales bacterium genomic DNA:
AAAGGCGGGTCAGAATGGGCCGGTCCGGCTGAAACCAGTGAAATGAGTCGGGATAGTCCGTCCGTGCCTGGATGCGGAACGCCTGATTGCTGAAATCGATGAGGTTTCCTCGGGCGGTGAAGCCGCTCTGGGTGATCTCAGCGGCAATCTCCACCGGGGCCGGGTGCCTTCTGGCACAGCGTTTCCCGATGGCAAGCCCTTTTTCAGGGATTTGAATGGTGAAATTGCCGTTGATGGACTCCATCTCCGGGATGGGGACCAGGATGACGGACTGCCCGTCGGGGATCACGAGATTGAGAAGCCGGAGGTGGTCGCTCCCGTTTGGAGGATCGCCCTTCCACCTGCAGGTGATGGTCCGATCCTGGCAGCATTCCGGGAACGCCTCGGCGAGAAAATCCTCTCCGTAGCGGACGTCCCGGAGATGAACCTGCAGGGGGGTGCCTTTGAAGTGGTGCAGGTTGATGATGTTGATCAGCTGGTTGGCGGAAAGTTTCTCGGCCGAACGCCTGCGTTTCAGGAAGTCGCTGCGGAAAACCCAGGAAGACAGGGACGGGGTTTCCCGGTGGTCGCTTTCCGTCGGGTGCTTTTCGCCGGTATGATCGATCTGGGTCTCGATCACGGGTCTCAACGGCTCCTGATGAAGAGCGGTTCGTCAGAATGAAATCTCTGCAAGGGCTGCTCCTCTGGAATCGGGATCCACAAATTGGGGTATCAGTATTATATCAGCGCCCGGAATGCAAGAAGAAATAAGGGGAAAATGAACGGGAGCGCATTGGACCCCGATGGGAATTGGAATCAGTCACAACGCCCGTTGAGAGATCGCACCAAGTCTGATAAAAGACAGCCGGAGGTTACGACATGACGGCTCTTTGCCGCTTTCATTGTGTCCCTGCCTGGAAACCCTTTGCCGCCGTGCTGTTGGCCTTGTGTTTCCTTCCCGGGATTCTGACCGGATGCGGAGCCCGGAAGGGGGTTGTCTGGCGGGAGCGACCTGTTGCCGAGAAGGCGAAACCCGTGCGGCGAGAACTGGCCCGGATGAATTACACCATCCAGGCCGGGGCGTTCGCCCGCGTGGAGAACGCCGCTCGCCTCACGGAAGGTCTCCGGCGCCAGGGTCTCGATGCTACCTATTTCAAGGCCCGGGAGGGACTGTACAAGGTCCGCTTCGGGAACTTCCAGACCCGGGAGGCGGCCCGTGAGCGCGCGGAAGCGTTGCGGCGCTCGGAAGTGATCGAAGAGTTCTACATCGTCGCCCCGGAGGATTACGCCGTTTCCAAAAGGAAGGCCCTGGGAGACGCTTACCTGCGGAAGGAACTGGTCAAAACGGCGGCGAGCTATATCGGCGTTCCCTACCTTTGGGGCGGAACGTCCGCGGAAACGGGATTCGACTGCAGCGGCCTCGCCATGACGGTCTACCAGCTCAACGGCCTGGATCTTCCCCGTTCCTCCCGGGAGCAGTTCGAAGACGGGACCACCGTGTCGATGGATGATCTGCAGGAGGGGGACCTTGTCTTCTTCGCCACGTCCGGAAGCGGAAACGTTTCCCATGTAGGGATCTACGTCGGGTCGGGGGTCTTCATCCACGCTCCGGGAAAGGGCAAGGCGATCGGCCGCGAGTCTCTGGCCAGGGACTACTACCGGAAACGGTTTCTCGGTGGCCGGACATACTTGTAGCCTGTTCCGCCGGGGTGGTCCGCGGTCAGCCTGCCGGTTGCAGAGGCCACGACCCCCCGGGAAGCATGGAGCGGGAGCGCCGCCGCGCGGCCGGGTATTCCCGTTTCGTATCCTGGAGACAAAAGGAGACGCGATGGCATTGCACACGTTCCGGGCCGAATCGGTCCTGGAGGAGGGGATGGCAGTGGCGAACACCGTGCGGGGATTCACCCTGACGGCGGACGAACCGAAAACGATGAGAGGGACCGACACAGGCATGAACCCCGTGGAAATGCTCCTGTGCGCTCTCGGTTCCTGCCTCTGCATCACGGCACGGTTCCTGGCCCGTCCCTCCAGGATCGACCTTCAGGAATTCCGCGTCTCCGTGGAGGGAACCCTGGACCCGGACGGATTCATCCGGGGAAAGGAAGGGGTGCGTCCGGGATACCAGGAAATCCGTATGACGATGACCATCCGCTCGTCTTCTCCCAGAGAGGAGGTCGAGGCCTTCCTGGGGCTTGTCAGGGCCCGTTGCCCCGTCAGCGACAGCCTCCTCAAGGGAGTGCCGGTTCGGGAGGAGGCGGAAATCCTGGATGGGGAAATTTCCCGTTGACAGGGTGGATGAATTCCATCATAGGCACACCGATGTCCGCCCCGGTCGGCGGGATCCGAAATGCCAAATGAGGGAAGTGTCATGCTGGATCTGAAAAACATTGTCTTTTCCGTGGAGGACGGTCCCGACGAAAACGGGGGGAACGGCGGCATCCGCCGCATCATCGACGGGATCGATTACAGCTTTGAACGGGGCAAGTTCTACGCCATCACGGGGCCCAACGGGAGTGGGAAAACGACGCTGGCGAAGCTCATCATGGGAATCAATCCCGTAACGGAAGGCTCCATCCTGTTCCAGGGCGAGAACATCACCGGGTACTCCATCACGGAGCGTGCGAAAGCCGGGATATCCTACAGCTTCCAGCAGCCAGCCCGGTTCAAGGGAATCACCTTCCGGGATCTCCTGTCCATCGCTTCCGGCACGGACGAGGAAATCCAGCTTCTGGCCCTGCTCCGCCGCGTGGGCATCTGCTCCCTGTCGTTCCTGGACAAGCCGGTGGACTCCAAGCTCTCCGGCGGCGAGATCAAAAAGATCGAACTGGCCACGACCATCGCCCGGAACCCCAAGGTGGCCATCTACGACGAGCCGGACACGGGAATCGACCTGTGGACCATCGGGCCCATGGTGAACCTGCTCAAGCGGGAGCAGGCGGAGCACGGGACGACGACGCTGGTGGTGAGCCACAACCGAGCCTTCCTGGAGGTAGCCGACGTGGTTCTCATCGTCAACGGCGGCCGCTTCGCCTACGAGGGTGATCTGAAGGGTGCCCTTCCTCTCCTGAGTGACATGAGTATCTGCAACTACAAGGCATGCGTGAGAATCGACGATGTTGGATGCTTTCGATAAAGACCTGCTGAAGACGGTGGCGGACCTGGAGGGGCTTCCGAAGGGGGCCTACAACATCCGAAAAAACGGGCGTCTCCTGGCCCGGGAGGTATCCGCCAACATCCAGATCGAGAGCCTCGAGGACAACCGGGGCATCGTCGTCACCATCAAGCCCGGAACGGTGAACGAATCGGTTCATATCCCCGTCATTTTAAGCCAGGCGGGCTTGAACGACGTCGTGTACAACCGCTTCATCATCGGCGAGAAGTCCGATGTGACGATCATCGCCGGTTGCGGGATCCACTGCGGCGGAGCCGACCCGGAAGGCCACGAGGGGCTCCACGAGTTCCAGGTTGGCCGGAAGGCGAAGGTCCGCTATGTGGAGAAGCATTACGCCACCGGCCCCGGCCGGGGCAAGCGGTCCCTGAACCCCTCCACCCGGGTCGTCCTCGCCGAGGGCGCCCAGGCGGAGATGGAGCTGACCCAGATCGGCGGAGTCGACGAGGCGAACCGCGTCAACGAGGCCGTCCTGGGGCCCGGCAGCGTGCTCCTGGTGACCGAACGAGTCATGACCGAGGGGAGCCAGCGGGCCGTCTCGCGAAACTCCCTGGTCCTGGAGGGGGACGACAGCCGGGCCAACCTGGTGTCCCGGTCCGTCATCAAAGACGACTCGGTGCAGGACTTTTTTGCCACGCTGGAGGCCCGGGCCCGGTGCTTCGGCCACATCGAGTGCGACGCCATCCTCATCGGAAACGGCCGGAACGAGACGATCCCCTCCCTCAAGGCCTTTCACCCCGAGGCGGAGCTGACCCACGAGGCCTCCATCGGCAAGATCGCCAACGACCAGCTCATGAAGCTCATGAGCCTGGGGCTGAGCTACGAAGAGGCCGTCAACCGGATCATCCAGGGGTTCCTGCGCTGATCCGCCGCTCGCCGGTTCCGGCGGCAACCTGAAAGGATCATCGATGATGTTCGAAAATCTCCTCGTGACGGGAGGATGCGGATTCATCGGGAGCAACTTCATCCGGTTTCTCCTGGAACGGAATGATTTTACCGGCCGCATCGTCAACCTCGACAAGCTGACCTACGCAGGCAACCCGGACAATCTGACGGAAGTCGCGGAGCGATACCCGGGACGTTATGTCTTCGAGCACGGCGATGTCTGCGACGCCGCGTGCCTGGAGGACCTCTTCGACCGGCACGGCATCGACGGGGTCTGCCATTTTGCCGCCGAATCGCACGTGGACCGGTCGATCCGTCGCCCCGAGAGCTTCATCCACACGAACATCCTGGGGACCTTCCAACTCCTGGAGCGGGCCAAGGCCCGGGGGGCCGCCTTCCGGCTCTTCCATCACGTGAGCACCGACGAGGTTTACGGGAGCCTCGGTCCGACGGGTCTCTTCACCGAGGACATGCCCTACCGTCCCAACAGCCCCTACTCGGCCTCGAAGGCCGCCTCGGACCACCTGGTCCGGGCCTATTCGGAGACCTTCGGACTTCCCGCGACGATCTCCAACTGCTCCAACAACTACGGTCCCTACCAGTTTCCGGAGAAGCTGATCCCCCTGATGGTTCTTAACGGCCTGGAGGGCAAGCCCCTGCCGGTCTACGGCGACGGCAGGAACGTCCGGGACTGGCTGTACGTGGAGGACCACTGCGAGGCCATCTGGCTGATCATGCGGGAAGGGAAGCGGGGGGAGACGTACAACATCGGAGGCAACGCGGAGATGGAGAACATCGCCATCGTCCACCTGATCTGTGCGCTCTTGGATGAACTGGCGCCGGCGGAAAACGGGGAGTCCCGGGAGCGGCTGATCACGTATGTCGCGGACCGTCCGGGCCACGACCGCCGCTATGCCATCGACTTTTCCAAACTCGCCGGAGAGCTGGGATGGCGGCCCCGCCAGTCCTTCGCGGAGGGCCTGCGGAAGACGGTGGCATGGTACCTGGCGAACCGGCCGTGGATCGAGGGGATCCGGACCGGGGCATACCGGTCCTGGATCGAGGAGCATTACGGCAAAGAAGCCTGACGGCGGAAAGGAGACAGCCATGGATTTAGGATTGAAGAACCGGGTGGCCGCGGTGGCCGGAGGGAGCATGGGCCTGGGGCTGGCGGTGGCAAAGGCGCTGGGGCGGGAAGGCGTCCGCCTGGCCATCGGCGCCCTCGACGACCCGGCCCTGCCGGCGGCAGCGGATGAAATCCGGAGGGAAACGGGGGCCGAAGTCCTGGCCGTGGCGGCGGACGTGTCCGATCCCGCACAGGCAAAGGCCTTTGTCAGCAAGACCGTCGAACGTTACGGCACGCTGGACATCCTTGTGAACAACGCCGGGGGGCCGCCGTCGGTGCCTTTCCTGGATATCGATGACGGGATGTGGGAGAAGGGCTTCCACCTGAACCTGCTGTCCACCATCATCATGACCCGGGAGGCCGTCCCCGTCATGAAGGAGAAGCGGTGGGGACGCATCATCAACATGACCTCCATCTCCGTGAAGCAGCCCATTGACGGCCTGATCCTGTCCAACACGATCCGCTCGGGCGTCATCGGCCTGGCCAAGTCCCTATCCAACGAGCTGGCGCCGTTCAACGTCACGGTCAACAGCGTCTGCCCGGGCTACACACTGACGGAGCGCGTCCGGAGCCTTTCCCGGACCGTTGCCGAAAAGACGGGCACGACGCCCGAAGCGGTGATCGCCAAGTGGGAGGCGGACATCCCCATGAAGCGTCTGGGGACGCCGGAGGAGTTCGCGGCCCTGGTGGCTTTCCTGGCCTCCGAGTCCGCCGGCTACATCACCGGCGCCGCCATACAGATCGACGGCGGCTGGTACAAAGGGGTCATGTAAACAAACGAAAGAGGGCGGATTTGAAATCCGCCCCCTCCCAAAATTGACAGGGGGCAGCTTTGGAAGCTGCCCCCTGTCTTGTCTTATCGATACGGTAAGTTGCAGGCCTCAGTGGCCGCCACCACCACCGCCTCCCCCAACACCGGCAGCCTGAGCGGCCGCTACGTCGGCCTCGGTCGCCACCGTGATGGATGTGACAACCGCTTCCGCGCTGGAGGCTGCTTCTCCGGACGACGGCGAGCCCGCGAGGGCTGATCCGCAGGGGCCGGTCGGATCGACGTTCACGCAGCGGGTGAAAGCGTCGATCGCCTTATCCCATTCCCCCAGGTCCTGCCAGTCGAGCCCCTCACCGTAAAGCAGCAGTCCCTGGTAGGAGCGTGTTGCATACCGGTTGATGATCTGCTCGTCGGCAGGCGTCAGCTTGATCCCCAGATCCTTCAGGATGCCGAAGACGATGGCCTTCTGAAGCTTGAAGAACTCCTCCGTTTTCCCGCGGGCGTCCTGGTCTCCCAGGTCTTTCCCTGTGGCGACGCTGGTCAGGATCCGAAGGATGTGCAGGTCGTCGGCACCGGCGCCGAGCATGCCGCCCGAGACGATCTTGCCGGCCCCCAGGAGCCGTCCGATCCGGGGCGAAGTGGCCGGATCCACAATCCCCGACTGGCCGAGCTTCATCTCGTCCAGCAGCTTCTGCAGCCTGATCCGTTCCACCACCTGGATCCCCTTGGCCTTGCTCAGGTCGGTGATGATCATCGCCGCCAGGGCCTTCCGAAGGTGTTTCGTCTTTTCCGTGTTTCCCTTGTCCCCGAAGGGGGACACGGCAATGATGTTATCATTCACCGGGAAGGCCTTGTCCAGCTTCTCCTTCGGTATGGCTGCCGCCTTGGGCCTGGTCGCGGCTGTGGAGCCGGGCTTTGGCGATGGAGCGACAGCTTTCACTTCCGCCCGGGGCTTTTCCTTCGTAGCGGTCCGCGACTTGCGACTGGTCCGGCTTCGTGTGGCCTTTTTGGAGGACCTGGGGGGCGGTGCCTCCCGGACGGTTTCCTGCTTGGCCGGGGAAGATACTGCCTCCTGCTCCGCAACGAGTCCGCTCGATATCAGTGCCCTCTCCTGGGCAAGGGCGTTCTTCGCCTGTTGGGATGCGTCCTTGTAGGTTGCCAGCAATCTTTGCTTTTTCACCAGGTTGGCTATGTTGCTGTCGGGTTCTCGGGCCAGGAGGACGTCCCAGGTATCGATCGCCTTCCCGTAATTCCCTGTCTCCGCGTAGGCCAGGCCGAGGTTGATGATGGTCCGCCGGTCCGGGTCGGCTTTGTAGGCCTTCTCCAGGGCGGGGACGGCCTCGGGTCCTTTCTTCATTTTGAGGTATGTCTCGCCGATTCCCTTGAGGGCCTCCACGTTGTTCGGATCCGACTTCAGGATTTCCTGGTAGGCCGCCAGCGCCTCGTCGTAACGCTTGTTCTGGAGCGCCGAGTTGGCCTTTACCTGGAGAGCAACGGAGCCACAGCCCGCCAAAAGGAAAACCGCTGCCAGGAGCAGCAGGAGCGTGCTCCGATTCGAGAGTGCAGACTTGTCCATGATGACCTCCTATGGAATCTGGGACGAAAGCTGCAGCAGAACATCCGCAGTCAGCTTCTCCTCGAGTTCTCGCAGCCGGGTGAATTTCCCGGTACCCTTTCCCGTGGATAGAATCTCGGCTGTTTCCGTCTTGACAACCCGGACACTGATTCTGACCGAATCCCGGTATTTGTGAAAGGATCCGAGGACCACGGCGTTTGCCCCCAGGAGCAGGCCCGCCCGAACGGCGTATCGCTCGTCCGGAACCCCCGATACTCCCGGATTCATCCCCTTCAGGATCTCATGCAGCCGCGACCGCTCCACGACCCGGACCTTTCCGGAGCGGGCGAATCCATCCGTGAGGGCCGCGGCAATTTTTTCCCCGAGGCCCCTCGTCTCCTCCGAGGCCGACAGGTCCTCCAGGGGAAAGACGGCGACCAGCCAGCCGCCTTTCGGCTGCCGGACGGTCTCTTCCGCGGCGTGGCATGCAAAGGATCCCACAAGGAGGACGGCCGCCAGGATGTAAATCAGACAGGAAGCCCTTCGGGTTCCGTTCAAGGCCGCTTCACCCCCCTTTTCAACTGCAGTTCCCTTCGTTTCTGAGCAGCCTGCTCGAAGCCCGGGTCGATCCGGAGGGCCTCTGTGAATGCCTTTTCCGCCTCCCGCCATTTGCGGCGGTCCATTTCGTCGAGCCCCCGGGAGTATTCCAGGAAAGCGGCAAAGGATCGTCCGCCCGCCCGCGTCAAGAGGCTCCGTTCCTCCGTCGTCAGCGGCGCGTCCAGACCAGCGGCGATTTTCTCCACGAGGGAGGTCTCCAACTGGAAGAAGTCGTCCGTTCGTCCGGTGACTTCCTCGGCCTTCAGGATGAGGCCGGTTTCCACCTCCACGATCCTGGCGTCGATGCGGATCATGTCTCCGATGGCCGTGTAACTGCCCATCAGGAGGGCCTGGACACCGAGGATCCTGCCGAGCCGGACCGCCGAGGCCGGGTCCGTCAGGCCCGACTGCTGGAGTTTCATCTCCGACAGCAGGGCGTCCAGCCGTTCCCTCTCCACGACCTGCAGGCGACCCAGGCGGCCCAGGTCGGCGATGAGCGTTTCCGCAATTCCTTTCTGAAAGGCGTCGAGCTTTTCCCGGTCAGCAATGCATTCGTTTTCGAAATAGAGAACCGCCAGGTGGATTTTCCCGGTTTTACGGGCCGCACCGGCTTCCACCGACAGGGACCACCACCCGGTCAGGGCCACAGCACATAACAGGATGAGGAAAAACGGGAATCGCCCGGAGGGGATCATAATGACGACCTTACTTGTAGGGTTTCGGCCTTTCTTATAGCGGGTTTTCCCCGGAAAGGGAAGGGGCTTCCGGTTCAATATGGGAAGTGTAATCCTATTTAACGACGGCTGCCGATGACGGATTCGAGACGGATCAGGAGGGCGGGAAGGGTCTCAGGATGGAGGGCCGAGACGGCCGGCGCCTCGTACCTCCGGGACAGGGTCTCCAGCAGGGCCGGGTCGTCGATGCGGTCCGCCTTGTTCAGGACCTTCAACAGCGGCTTCCCGGCGATGTCGAGTTCCCGAAGGATGTTATCCACCGCCTCGATCTGTTCCTCGAAGCCGGGGTTGCTCACGTCGATGACGTGCAGGAGCAGGTCCGCCTCCTGAAGCTCGTCCAGGGTTGCCCGGAAGGCCGCCATCAGTTCCCGGGGCAAGTTCCGGATGAAACCGACAGTATCTGTAATGATGGCCTCGGTGTCCCGCGGGAAGCGGAGGCGGGAGCTCTTCGGGTCGAGGGTGG
This region includes:
- a CDS encoding NlpC/P60 family protein, encoding MTALCRFHCVPAWKPFAAVLLALCFLPGILTGCGARKGVVWRERPVAEKAKPVRRELARMNYTIQAGAFARVENAARLTEGLRRQGLDATYFKAREGLYKVRFGNFQTREAARERAEALRRSEVIEEFYIVAPEDYAVSKRKALGDAYLRKELVKTAASYIGVPYLWGGTSAETGFDCSGLAMTVYQLNGLDLPRSSREQFEDGTTVSMDDLQEGDLVFFATSGSGNVSHVGIYVGSGVFIHAPGKGKAIGRESLARDYYRKRFLGGRTYL
- a CDS encoding OsmC family protein, which produces MALHTFRAESVLEEGMAVANTVRGFTLTADEPKTMRGTDTGMNPVEMLLCALGSCLCITARFLARPSRIDLQEFRVSVEGTLDPDGFIRGKEGVRPGYQEIRMTMTIRSSSPREEVEAFLGLVRARCPVSDSLLKGVPVREEAEILDGEISR
- a CDS encoding ATP-binding cassette domain-containing protein, which produces MLDLKNIVFSVEDGPDENGGNGGIRRIIDGIDYSFERGKFYAITGPNGSGKTTLAKLIMGINPVTEGSILFQGENITGYSITERAKAGISYSFQQPARFKGITFRDLLSIASGTDEEIQLLALLRRVGICSLSFLDKPVDSKLSGGEIKKIELATTIARNPKVAIYDEPDTGIDLWTIGPMVNLLKREQAEHGTTTLVVSHNRAFLEVADVVLIVNGGRFAYEGDLKGALPLLSDMSICNYKACVRIDDVGCFR
- a CDS encoding SufD family Fe-S cluster assembly protein, with product MLDAFDKDLLKTVADLEGLPKGAYNIRKNGRLLAREVSANIQIESLEDNRGIVVTIKPGTVNESVHIPVILSQAGLNDVVYNRFIIGEKSDVTIIAGCGIHCGGADPEGHEGLHEFQVGRKAKVRYVEKHYATGPGRGKRSLNPSTRVVLAEGAQAEMELTQIGGVDEANRVNEAVLGPGSVLLVTERVMTEGSQRAVSRNSLVLEGDDSRANLVSRSVIKDDSVQDFFATLEARARCFGHIECDAILIGNGRNETIPSLKAFHPEAELTHEASIGKIANDQLMKLMSLGLSYEEAVNRIIQGFLR
- the rfbB gene encoding dTDP-glucose 4,6-dehydratase, with protein sequence MMFENLLVTGGCGFIGSNFIRFLLERNDFTGRIVNLDKLTYAGNPDNLTEVAERYPGRYVFEHGDVCDAACLEDLFDRHGIDGVCHFAAESHVDRSIRRPESFIHTNILGTFQLLERAKARGAAFRLFHHVSTDEVYGSLGPTGLFTEDMPYRPNSPYSASKAASDHLVRAYSETFGLPATISNCSNNYGPYQFPEKLIPLMVLNGLEGKPLPVYGDGRNVRDWLYVEDHCEAIWLIMREGKRGETYNIGGNAEMENIAIVHLICALLDELAPAENGESRERLITYVADRPGHDRRYAIDFSKLAGELGWRPRQSFAEGLRKTVAWYLANRPWIEGIRTGAYRSWIEEHYGKEA
- a CDS encoding SDR family oxidoreductase, whose amino-acid sequence is MDLGLKNRVAAVAGGSMGLGLAVAKALGREGVRLAIGALDDPALPAAADEIRRETGAEVLAVAADVSDPAQAKAFVSKTVERYGTLDILVNNAGGPPSVPFLDIDDGMWEKGFHLNLLSTIIMTREAVPVMKEKRWGRIINMTSISVKQPIDGLILSNTIRSGVIGLAKSLSNELAPFNVTVNSVCPGYTLTERVRSLSRTVAEKTGTTPEAVIAKWEADIPMKRLGTPEEFAALVAFLASESAGYITGAAIQIDGGWYKGVM
- a CDS encoding tetratricopeptide repeat protein, which produces MDKSALSNRSTLLLLLAAVFLLAGCGSVALQVKANSALQNKRYDEALAAYQEILKSDPNNVEALKGIGETYLKMKKGPEAVPALEKAYKADPDRRTIINLGLAYAETGNYGKAIDTWDVLLAREPDSNIANLVKKQRLLATYKDASQQAKNALAQERALISSGLVAEQEAVSSPAKQETVREAPPPRSSKKATRSRTSRKSRTATKEKPRAEVKAVAPSPKPGSTAATRPKAAAIPKEKLDKAFPVNDNIIAVSPFGDKGNTEKTKHLRKALAAMIITDLSKAKGIQVVERIRLQKLLDEMKLGQSGIVDPATSPRIGRLLGAGKIVSGGMLGAGADDLHILRILTSVATGKDLGDQDARGKTEEFFKLQKAIVFGILKDLGIKLTPADEQIINRYATRSYQGLLLYGEGLDWQDLGEWDKAIDAFTRCVNVDPTGPCGSALAGSPSSGEAASSAEAVVTSITVATEADVAAAQAAGVGGGGGGGGH
- a CDS encoding CsgG/HfaB family protein; amino-acid sequence: MNGTRRASCLIYILAAVLLVGSFACHAAEETVRQPKGGWLVAVFPLEDLSASEETRGLGEKIAAALTDGFARSGKVRVVERSRLHEILKGMNPGVSGVPDERYAVRAGLLLGANAVVLGSFHKYRDSVRISVRVVKTETAEILSTGKGTGKFTRLRELEEKLTADVLLQLSSQIP
- a CDS encoding CsgG/HfaB family protein; this translates as MIPSGRFPFFLILLCAVALTGWWSLSVEAGAARKTGKIHLAVLYFENECIADREKLDAFQKGIAETLIADLGRLGRLQVVERERLDALLSEMKLQQSGLTDPASAVRLGRILGVQALLMGSYTAIGDMIRIDARIVEVETGLILKAEEVTGRTDDFFQLETSLVEKIAAGLDAPLTTEERSLLTRAGGRSFAAFLEYSRGLDEMDRRKWREAEKAFTEALRIDPGFEQAAQKRRELQLKRGVKRP